Genomic window (Vigna radiata var. radiata cultivar VC1973A chromosome 1, Vradiata_ver6, whole genome shotgun sequence):
CGTACAATTTGATGTAGTTAATTATTCCTGGTTCAGCAATAACTAATTTCCTATTGAGGAATTCTAATGCTACACTCAATGAcacactctttaccaaattctaaatattaataGATGAAGTCCATGTGTATTCCACTGAATATGAGTATGATCCACAAAGTAAAAACCTATATCATTGGGTTTCACCCGATGATAGTGTGTCAGGCATTGTGTTGTTAGCattgattaattttctgttatttaGGCTAATGCCATAACTAATTCATATATTCTTTCCTTTCTACActgtatttaatttatattttagacgAGATTATGTCACACAACAGGCTACCTTTATACTTGTCTGTTGATGTCTGCATTTGTTTTGCCTTGCAGCTTGTTTTCACGATATGGAATCCATAACTTGCCTGCAATATTACTAGTGAACCAGACATCAGTATTGAGATATTATGGACCAAACAATCTCCTTTCGGTGTCAGAATTTTACGAAAGAAACACGAGTAAGCATATATCCCCAttcttttttgtaaatatattacgATGTATTGAAGAGAATCAATTTTCCTCCCCAATTAATTGCTAACACAAAGCTTTAGAAACTTCATAGACTGAGTTTTATTATACCTAATTTACCTCCATTGACTGATCTGTCTGCTTGTTCAGGGTTGGCGGCAACTATTAATATTGTTGATCAACCTAGCAGCATGACGAGTGATGATAATTCGTCTATGAACCTGTTTGGTTTGTCTCTGAAAGAAACATGGAGCAGGGACCCCTACTTGGTATTCTCTGTATTGTTTCTTTGTTTGAGGCTACTCCTCTTTGTGTTCCCGAAGATCGTCTCACGTCTCCGAGCATTCTGGGTTTCTTGCATTCCTCATCTGAACCTGCAAATATTTGGTGAGACGAGCCAAGTGATGGGACGTGTGCTTCAGGTGATAGATGTCAGGAGGATTTGGAACAGGTTAAGACTGTGCAAGATTAGGATTTTTCAGGAAAGGGCAAGGAGTGCCCGAGCTTGGGCTTCATCTCTGGCTTCTGTTTCTCTTGGTGAGTCATCATCAGCTAGGTCATCCACACAAGGTTTGAATTAACAGCCTTCTTACTATGTCATTTTTTGAGGGTAGTTTAATAGTTTATCTTTATCAGTTATATCATATCCTCAGGCTTGCAGTGAAGCTTGGCAGCTCATAGTCTTCTTCTCTCATGCTAATTTTGTTGTAGTATACTAATAGCCAAATGTTGATTTATGTTTTAAGCTGGGTTTTGAGAGGAAGCGAACAGGCATGTAAATTTGAGAAGTGTTTCCTTTCGTGTAAATTAGTTGTTTCTGAATGAAATCATACACGTTACTGTGGAATAAGCATCCTAGCTACCCTTCCCCAACATACTTATTAGCCCCACTTAAGCAATTTGAAGTACAACCTACTTCATTATTTTCCAAGTATGGAAGACAGAGAAAACTGCCGCAGGTATTTATCTATCAACTAATATTTTTCACTAATCTCGTGTATGGTCAAGTGGCAACAAGGATCCATCCcatctttataataatatattttataacacTCCTTTAAACAATTCATATTGTTTGAAATAGGTAAGAATCTACCAAATATTGTAGGTTCTACATTTTATTTAACCAGTTTTACTGGGGATACTTGTTATACTGGCATCCCTATGTTTCCGAAACACAAGGTTCATGTGTTTAGTTGGGTAGGCAACTAAAGTGAACGTTcgaaaaattgattttggaaTTTTGGTTGTCTGAGCCGGGCAGTCTTCTGCAATAGAAACCGGTTCATCGATGTTTCAATTTCGGGATTTGGCTGATGGAATTACAAGGAAGATTCATGCAGTAGAAATCAGTTCCATGAATGGAGGAGTTTGTCTCTAAAAATTTCAAACGATGTCATTTTAGAATGCGATAACTAGtctttattttagtaattttgaaGGATGAAAGGGTAGTAACTTCATAACCACCTAAAGAGATAGTTTGAAATTATCTgccatttaaattatatttctgtATTTCTAAAGTCTAATTTGACCTTTTTTCGTGATTGATTTGAAGGATAGATCGGATTTATTTACCTTTTGTCAATTGGTAACCGCCTCTTATAAAATTTGGggacaacaaagaaaaaatagcaGAAAATTTGGACTTTATTTCAGCGTATTacttataattgaaaaaaatggcAACGAATAATTCCTCGGAATTTATTCCTTGATTTTCTGACCTGTGTCCTCGGCGCTTGGACTGTTGTATGTTACGATTAGACAGTAAGTTTACTGAGGTAAAATGCTTAGCTAACTTTAAGTAAGCAAATCTTAGTTTATTAATGTAACATCCTAGTAGATCTTACATTGATCTCTCTCCCTAGACTTTTAGGAAATgcaaacttttaatataaacatcAGACGTGATTATGTGGGAACGAAAGCCTCCAAAAGTAAATTgcttaaattaatacaaatattttgacACGAGATGTTACAGATAACGTAAAACTAACTCAGT
Coding sequences:
- the LOC106774515 gene encoding 5'-adenylylsulfate reductase-like 5; the protein is MASSLLLLLLLLYVSVIQFASAFSSSSSSSLCLPQPPSFLYNLQSQCPISIPSNPPLQVDGDFLDRVLSGRKSIEYISILFYASWCPFSQKMLPQFETLSSIFPQIEHLILEQSSALPSLFSRYGIHNLPAILLVNQTSVLRYYGPNNLLSVSEFYERNTRLAATINIVDQPSSMTSDDNSSMNLFGLSLKETWSRDPYLVFSVLFLCLRLLLFVFPKIVSRLRAFWVSCIPHLNLQIFGETSQVMGRVLQVIDVRRIWNRLRLCKIRIFQERARSARAWASSLASVSLGESSSARSSTQGLQ